One genomic region from Streptomyces sp. Li-HN-5-11 encodes:
- a CDS encoding glutathione-independent formaldehyde dehydrogenase, whose protein sequence is MKAVVYEKPYSVTVRDVDDPQIKHPNDVIVRVTSTAICGSDLHMYEGRTAAEPGIVFGHENLGIVEQVGEGVTALSEGDRVVMPFNVACGFCKNCLAGKTGFCLTVNPGFAGGAYGYVAMGPYLGGQAERVRVPYADFNCLKLPPGEEFETDFVLLADIFPTGYHGCELAMVSPGESVAVYGAGPVGLMAAYSALLRGAAKVFSVDRVPERLAKAEEIGAIPIDFTKGDPAEQIKEQTNGEGTDKGVDAVGYQAQAHDASHEEPAIVLNELVETVRPTGMLGVPGLYVPSDPGGPDEHAKHGQLLVSIGRMFEKGQQMGTGQCNVKRYNRQLRDMIIAGRAKPSFVVSHELPLDQAPQAYEKFDKRIEGYTKVVLHPGHALAA, encoded by the coding sequence GTGAAAGCCGTCGTCTATGAAAAGCCCTACAGCGTGACGGTGAGGGACGTCGACGATCCGCAGATCAAGCACCCCAACGACGTGATCGTACGGGTCACGTCGACGGCGATCTGCGGATCCGACCTGCACATGTACGAGGGCCGTACGGCCGCCGAGCCGGGCATCGTCTTCGGCCACGAGAACCTCGGCATCGTCGAGCAGGTCGGCGAAGGTGTGACCGCCCTCTCCGAGGGAGACCGTGTGGTGATGCCGTTCAACGTCGCCTGCGGGTTCTGCAAGAACTGCCTGGCCGGCAAGACGGGTTTCTGCCTCACGGTGAACCCCGGATTCGCCGGCGGGGCCTACGGATACGTCGCGATGGGCCCCTACCTCGGTGGCCAGGCGGAGCGGGTACGGGTGCCGTACGCCGACTTCAACTGCCTGAAACTGCCCCCGGGAGAGGAGTTCGAGACCGACTTCGTGCTCCTCGCCGACATCTTCCCGACGGGCTACCACGGCTGTGAGCTCGCCATGGTGTCGCCGGGCGAGTCCGTGGCGGTCTACGGCGCCGGACCGGTGGGCCTGATGGCCGCCTACTCGGCGCTGCTGCGCGGCGCGGCGAAGGTGTTCTCGGTCGACCGGGTACCCGAGCGGCTCGCCAAGGCGGAGGAGATCGGGGCCATCCCCATCGACTTCACCAAGGGCGACCCGGCCGAGCAGATCAAGGAACAGACGAATGGCGAGGGGACCGACAAGGGCGTCGACGCCGTGGGCTACCAGGCCCAGGCACACGATGCCAGCCACGAGGAACCCGCCATCGTCCTCAACGAGCTCGTCGAGACGGTGCGTCCCACCGGCATGCTCGGCGTACCGGGCCTGTACGTGCCCTCCGACCCGGGCGGCCCCGACGAGCACGCCAAGCACGGCCAGCTGCTGGTCTCCATCGGCCGGATGTTCGAGAAGGGCCAGCAGATGGGCACCGGTCAGTGCAACGTCAAGCGGTACAACCGCCAGCTGCGCGACATGATCATCGCCGGGCGCGCCAAGCCCAGCTTCGTGGTCTCCCACGAGCTGCCCCTGGACCAGGCACCCCAGGCGTACGAGAAGTTCGACAAGCGCATCGAGGGCTACACCAAGGTGGTACTCCACCCGGGCCACGCACTCGCGGCGTGA
- a CDS encoding decarboxylase — MTALGFLYPGHFAEDDYPRIEQLLGSDVRVELVHTGIEEDAHQIRTLRETNSAERLAASVEGLRLSGAEAVVWASTSGSFVHGWDGAQEQVHALARAAGMPASSTSFAFVHAVGEIGARRVAVGATYPDDVTGLFTGFLRAGDVEVVAAHSAGIPTPAEVAAWGAPEILALARAADTAEAEAVLLPDTALHTASHLATLEEDLGKPVLTANQVTVWEALRLTDRRVNAPGLGTLFTREPIVQV, encoded by the coding sequence ATGACCGCACTCGGATTCCTCTACCCGGGCCACTTCGCAGAGGACGACTATCCGCGCATCGAGCAGCTCCTGGGCAGCGACGTCCGGGTCGAACTGGTCCACACCGGGATCGAGGAGGACGCGCACCAGATTCGGACACTGCGCGAGACGAACTCGGCCGAGCGGCTGGCGGCGAGCGTCGAGGGGCTGCGGCTCTCCGGCGCGGAGGCGGTGGTGTGGGCCAGCACCAGCGGCAGCTTCGTGCACGGCTGGGACGGCGCCCAGGAACAGGTGCACGCCCTGGCCCGCGCGGCCGGTATGCCGGCCTCCTCCACCTCCTTCGCCTTCGTGCACGCGGTGGGCGAGATCGGTGCGCGGCGCGTCGCGGTCGGGGCGACCTACCCCGACGACGTGACCGGCCTGTTCACCGGCTTCCTGCGGGCCGGTGACGTGGAGGTGGTCGCCGCCCACAGCGCGGGCATCCCCACGCCGGCGGAGGTGGCCGCCTGGGGTGCGCCGGAGATCCTGGCCCTGGCACGGGCCGCGGACACCGCCGAGGCGGAGGCGGTCCTCCTGCCCGACACGGCCCTGCACACCGCCTCCCACCTCGCGACGCTCGAGGAGGACCTGGGCAAGCCGGTCCTCACCGCGAACCAGGTGACCGTGTGGGAGGCGCTGCGCCTGACCGACCGCCGCGTCAACGCCCCCGGACTGGGCACCTTGTTCACCCGCGAGCCGATCGTGCAGGTGTGA
- the ehuB gene encoding ectoine/hydroxyectoine ABC transporter substrate-binding protein EhuB produces MAPPRALGKDGTETRIPGPRRRSLLAGIAAVGALGAAGCSRVATASTRSGGDLLGRLRAAGVVRLGIAGEIPFGYIDKDGQLTGEAPELARVIFKRLGVDRVQPVPTEFGSLIPGLNSQQFDVVAAGMYITPDRCEQVIFADPDYQMLDSFIVRKGNPKGLHSYRDVVEKKVKFATGTGYAEIQYAVEAGYKQSDILIVPDQVAGLNAVEAGRVDVFAGTAVTVREVVKKSSKAEATKPFAPLVKGKPHVDGGAFAFRPTETRLRDAFNVELHKLKKSGELSRILRPFGFTTAEMTDLTAKELCGG; encoded by the coding sequence ATGGCTCCACCACGTGCACTTGGGAAAGACGGGACGGAAACGCGCATACCCGGGCCCAGACGCCGGTCGCTGCTCGCGGGGATCGCGGCGGTCGGCGCGCTGGGCGCGGCCGGATGCAGTCGCGTGGCCACGGCGTCCACGCGGAGCGGCGGCGACCTGCTCGGCAGGCTGCGGGCGGCGGGCGTCGTACGGCTCGGTATCGCGGGCGAGATCCCGTTCGGGTACATCGACAAGGACGGGCAGCTGACCGGTGAGGCGCCGGAGTTGGCCCGCGTGATCTTCAAACGCCTCGGGGTCGACCGGGTGCAGCCCGTGCCGACCGAGTTCGGCTCGCTCATCCCGGGACTGAACTCCCAGCAGTTCGACGTCGTGGCCGCCGGGATGTACATCACGCCCGACCGCTGCGAGCAGGTCATCTTCGCGGACCCCGACTACCAGATGCTCGACTCCTTCATCGTCCGCAAGGGCAATCCGAAGGGGCTGCACAGCTACCGGGACGTCGTGGAGAAGAAGGTGAAGTTCGCGACGGGGACCGGGTACGCGGAGATCCAGTACGCGGTGGAGGCCGGGTACAAGCAGAGCGACATCCTCATCGTCCCCGACCAGGTGGCCGGCCTGAACGCCGTGGAGGCCGGACGCGTGGACGTCTTCGCCGGTACGGCGGTCACCGTCCGCGAGGTGGTGAAGAAGTCCTCCAAGGCGGAGGCCACCAAGCCGTTCGCGCCGCTGGTCAAGGGCAAGCCGCACGTCGACGGCGGCGCGTTCGCGTTCCGGCCGACGGAGACCAGGCTGCGGGACGCCTTCAACGTCGAGCTGCACAAGCTGAAGAAGAGCGGCGAGCTGTCCCGCATCCTGCGGCCCTTCGGCTTCACCACGGCCGAGATGACGGATCTGACCGCGAAGGAGCTGTGCGGCGGATGA